A genomic stretch from Budorcas taxicolor isolate Tak-1 chromosome 15, Takin1.1, whole genome shotgun sequence includes:
- the LOC128060661 gene encoding olfactory receptor 52A5-like, which produces MLQLNGTVFMPSVLTLIGIPGLESVQFWIGFPFCAMYIIALFGNFLILVIIKSEHSLHEPMYLFLAMLGVTDIALSTCILPKLLGIFWFHSPEILFDACLFQMWLIHTFQCTESGILLAMALDRYVAICDPLRHAAIFTHKFLTQIGVGVTFRAGVLIALCLILIKCRLKHYRTTVVSHSFCEHMAIVKLAAEDTRVNKIYGLFVAFIILGFDIIFITLSYIRIFVTVFKLPQKEARLKAFNTCIAHICVFLVFYLLGFFSSFTHRFGFHIPSYIHILLSNLYLLIPPFLNPIVYGVKTKQIRDRASKIFHLKDAS; this is translated from the coding sequence ATGCTCCAGCTCAATGGTACAGTCTTCATGCCCTCAGTGCTGACACTGATTGGGATCCCTGGCCTGGAGTCTGTGCAGTTCTGGATCGGCTTTCCCTTCTGTGCCATGTACATCATTGCTCTATTTGGAAATTTCCTAATCTTGGTCATCATCAAATCTGAGCACAGCCTCCATGAACCCATGTATCTCTTCCTGGCAATGCTTGGAGTGACAGACATTGCTCTCAGTACCTGTATCCTACCAAAACTGTTAGGGATATTCTGGTTCCATTCACCAGAAATACTTTTTGATGCCTGCCTCTTTCAGATGTGGCTCATCCATACCTTCCAGTGTACTGAGTCAGGTATTCTGCTGGCCATGGCCTTGGACCGCTATGTGGCAATCTGTGATCCTCTGAGACATGCAGCTATTTTTACCCACAAATTCCTCACTCAGATTGGGGTTGGAGTGACATTCAGAGCAGGTGTCCTTATAGCTCTGTGTCTCATCCTCATCAAATGCCGGCTGAAACACTATCGGACCACTGTGGTCTCCCATTCATTCTGTGAGCACATGGCCATTGTGAAGCTGGCAGCAGAAGATACTAGAGTCAACAAGATTTATGGTCTTTTTGTGGCTTTCATTATACTTGGATTCGATATAATCTTCATCACACTCTCTTACATTCGAATATTTGTAACTGTCTTCAAACTGCCTCAAAAGGAAGCTAGACTCAAAGCTTTTAACACTTGCATTGCCCACATCTGCGTCTTCCTTGTGTTTTATCTCCTGGGTTTCTTCTCCTCCTTTACACACAGATTTGGGTTCCATATTCCATCTTACATTCACATTCTTTTGTCCAATCTTTACCTGCTCATCCCACCTTTTCTCAATCCTATTGTTTATGGTGTAAAGACCAAACAGATTCGAGACCGAGCGTCTAAGATTTTTCACTTGAAGGATGCATCTTGA
- the LOC128060795 gene encoding LOW QUALITY PROTEIN: olfactory receptor 51V1-like (The sequence of the model RefSeq protein was modified relative to this genomic sequence to represent the inferred CDS: deleted 1 base in 1 codon) — MSTFSASNSSSSIFILTGFPGLEQYYPWFSVPFSLIYAVIFLGNCLVLHVVHTEPSLHEPMFYFLAMLALTDLFMGLSTVYTVLGTMWGLSQEIGLDACISQTYFVHGLSFTESGVLLAMAFDRFTAICNPLRYTSILTNSRIIYFLMTILARSSLSILPVIIRLKFFPYCRPHILSHSFCLHQDLLRLACSDIHFNSFYALALVICTLLLDAVLILISYVFILHTVLAIASRKERLKALETCVSHLCAVLVFYIPIIGLTMVHRFGKHLSPLVHVFMGNIYILFPPMMNPIIYSVKTQQIRSRMKKWFSLKM; from the exons atgTCTACTTTTTCTGCTTCCAATAGCAGCTCTTCGATATTCATTCTCACGGGGTTCCCTGGCCTAGAACAATACTATCCCTGGTTTTCAGTTCCCTTTTCTTTGATCTATGCTGTGATTTTCCTGGGAAACTGCCTGGTGCTGCATGTGGTTCATACTGAGCCGAGCCTGCATGAGCCCATGTTCTACTTCCTGGCCATGCTGGCCCTCACTGACCTGTTCATGGGGCTGTCCACAGTATACACGGTGCTGGGGACTATGTGGGGGCTCAGCCAGGAGATTGGTCTAGATGCCTGCATTTCCCAGACTTATTTTGTTCATGGACTATCTTTCACGGAGTCTGGAGTCCTTCTTGCCATGGCTTTTGATCGCTTTACAGCAATTTGCAATCCTCTGAGATATACATCCATTCTGACTAATAGCAGGATCATTTACTTCTTGATGACCATTTTGGCAAGAAGCTCTTTGTCTATTCTTCCTGTCATCATCCGTTTGAAGTTCTTTCCTTACTGCAGACCTCACATTCTCTCTCATTCCTTCTGCCTGCACCAGGATCTACTCCGGCTGGCCTGCTCTGACATTCACTTCAATAGCTTCTATGCCCTGGCTCTGGTGATTTGTACCTTGTTGTTGGATGCTGTCCTTATTCTCATCTCCTATGTTTTCATCTTGCATACGGTGCTGGCAATTGCATCTCGAAAAGAGAGGCTCAAGGCTCTGGAGACCTGTGTCTCCCACCTCTGTGCAGTTCTGGTTTTCTACATT CCCATCATTGGTCTCACTATGGTACACCGCTTTGGAAAGCATCTCTCACCTTTGGTTCACGTCTTTATGGGAAACATCTATATTCTCTTTCCTCCCATGATGAATCCAATAATCTATAGCGTAAAGACCCAACAGATTCGAAGCAGGATGAAGAAGTGGTTTTCTCTGAAAATGTAG